CTACAAGGAATTCTCTTTTATCAAATAGGTATGTGAATTTCCAAAATAACGTGGTCTAtccaacataaataaaatatgcatgtgCTATTggtgcaatttttttattttatttaatattatcccACTCTGCTGAAGGAACTCTTTGCCAGTGCTAAAAAGGGGGAACCAGGCAGATACAAGTATCCCAAAGGTTGCCATAATACATAgtctttttttgaattttagttGGAGAGCTTGATTGTGgagatttcttttccttccttttctaATGAGTTTTTTCCTTCTTCAGTTCTAGTGTGTTTGGTGGCaggatttttattcttttttcccctttcttttcCATTACTTCTTGAtatctttttctgttttgcttggaaggaaaatgctgaaATTTCTGACATGGGCAAGGAAAAAAGTGGATATCTCGGTAAACTATGGTGACTTTTTCAGTCTTTCACATGTGCAAGGGCAAAGAGCTATACTATCCAATGTGTTTTCACTTTATTTATGTTAAGTGCTATAGTTAGCAAGAACCAGTAGAAATAATGCAATATACTATACATAATGTGCGCACACTCTTAAATAAATCACAatgttaattttaataaattattcttaattGGGCCTGCTGTGTTCGTTTCTGCATTATCCTCAGCATATGCTGCATTGGTTATGTTTCtcaattgttgatgattttgttGCTTGGTTCAGTTGGTAAAGCTGGCAGGAAAGTAGCACCCCTGGTAAGAAATGCTAGGAGTCATCTTTGGAAGAATCGAGTGAGTGATGGCTTCATAATAATGTGAGTAATGATGAGATATgccagttttattttctatccaGTCCATTGAACTTAAAATTCATGCTAGTTTATTCAATTCCTCTTCTGTGTAAATGATATGGCTGTATACTTTCCAGTCTGTAAGGTTTGCACATGGCATGGGTTGTATTTTATAGTCTAACACTGTCAACTAAGCACATATCAATTAAGTTGTGTTCATCTTTTGACAGCATACAAGCAAATGTAgcgtttacttaattttaaagcTGTTAAATATTCTAATGTGTATGATCCATTGCAAGGGTTTCTTGAGAATCAGGTATTTTAGTACATGATTATCTGCTCACATAACATTGCAGACATAAACTGATTCACATTATGCAAGCTACATAATGCACATTTTCGAGAGTGGACCACTCGATTCTCCCCCACCAAGCTAACTTGatataatttatcaaatttagtAGTCTCATTTGTCTCACTTTAAAATTGAGATAGATTTATTTAACACCACTTGGTTGGATTATtactttatctattttttttcattagttTTATGGAATGGCAAACTATATAAGACTGAGAttcctatatattaattttatgttttcgTATATGATTACTAatcaaagaaaattttttcaTGTATGATTACAGGGGTCAAACTAATGTAGAGGCCCGAGcattacaaagaaaaaataccAGGGTATGTGACATGTTTTATGTGTTTTGGGCTTGCTATGTTAAATTGTTCATGTTGTTGTGATTCTTCTACTCTAGTTGAGCTTGCTACAATTTCCTTCAAGAGAGTAGTAGAGTCCAGATGGAAGGACCATTCTAAAACTTGACCATAACCATTAGGCGTTAGATCTAAACTTTTTAAACTATAGGTACTAGTTTTGAAAGAGTGCAAATCTTAGGGACCAGAACAGTAATTTTCCCCCGTCCTATGCAGTACAGAGGTTTAAGAccctgtattttttttaaaaaaaataaccctTGCAGTatgaattaattacaaaaaggaCCCTCCATAAATTTTCTGTGCAGttaattgaaaacaaaaaaatggtagtaaaagaaaaatcttcGATAGCATAGTCAAATTAAAGTACTGGGTTGTATTGAAAATATACCGGAAAGGCCATGATAAAAAAATGCAAGAATTGTAGGTATTGACCTCTATGCTAACACAATCAAATACCAATTCATCTAGAAAGCCAACTTGGAATATTATATTGAGTTTAAAGCATATACATAATAACATAAGAAAACATGTAGCGCCATGGTACGTAAATGATCTTCAGTATCAACTAAATACTTAAGAATATTTGTTTACATCATTTTATTGGTCTTgacatgatatttttaatttctattttttaaattacaaaagCACACTTTTTTGCGCTTTAAGCTCACACAAAAAGCCCCAAAAAGTGTGCTTAAAGCTGGCTTTTGTAAACGTGCTTCATTTTGCTTCGGCCTTGGCACTTAGTGCTTAAGAGCACTTACATCAACACTGGTTTTGACTAGTTAGCTGGACGTGCTTTCGAAGTTTAATGTGTTTCTCTGGTGTATTTTTCACATAATTAAGCAGTTACAATGCTTCATCATGTTAATGAAATTAGGTTGTGCATGAAGcctagttttgttttttaaatataatcgATTTGCAATCAGCATATTGACACAATTTTGTGTCTAATGAGTTTTAGCAATCCGAATAACTTTTAATTTCATTAATGATATAGCCAATTATGAAGACCACCCTCAAGGCTACCCATGCTCAAAGGACTTTAAAATCCAATAACATTTCAAATGTTAACAAACGGACATCTGTTGCTGCAATCTCATCCAAGAAAAGGGAGGAAGCAGTGACATCATCTCTTCCAGCGAATATTGCATTAGTGGATCCACAAGAAGCCACAGAAGGACAGCCTCCATCTGATGCTGATGGCAATCCAAGGGTTGTACCAGATATCATTGCTACAAAAAAATCAGCTCGGAGGAGATCTTATACATCTTCCTTAATGGCAAGATCAAAGGTTGAGGCACACTATACTCTGGTAATGCATTGGCCCTGTGCTTGTGAATATCAATTACAATGGTTATTATGTTGCAGTTAATAGAGAAGTGTGGTGAAGCAATGAAGTTGCAAGAGCTACCAAGTATTGATGACATTTGCAATCAACTGGAAGTGGCTGAATATGTTGATGAGATCTATCAGTACTATTGGGTTACAGAGGTgatgtttaatattattgtctCCATTCCCATATTTTTACACCATTCTGTTGTTTCTGTTTTATTCTGGGTTAATGACTTTTAACTTATGTTTCTCAAATATGTAGTTATATCTTATAGTTCAGCTACCCATCAGCCACTGTTTATCTAACACCCACACTTGAcgtggccttttttttttttaccttaccAATCGAAACGTGTGTTTTAGTCTTCCCccatttcaatttcaaaatttcccCCACCGATTTTGGCCAGCTTCTCCCCGCAAGGTGCAAACGACCCATTAGCAGCTCAAAGTTTCTTCCTTTTCGTCTCTCCCTGCTTGCACTGCTACAGCTTGGTGAagttttgttcttcttcttctctccctGCTGGCGCAAACTTCTTCCACTTTGTCACAGCAACATGATCAGACGAATCACAGCAAGAAGAATCACAGCAAAATGATCAGACAAGCTTGCACTCCCCTTACACTGTGTGCATGTGTGCTTCACATTCTCGATCtttattaatgatttttctatAGGCTCAGGAAAACAAAGCAACCGTTCAGTGAGGAGCATCAATTTGGGGTCTAAATTTTTGTGGACAATTTTGGGAAACCAATATGTCattgctttcttttttaaatcaatttcaaGACAATGGGCTTATGGCTAGCAAGAGCAATTTGCTGCGTAAATTTGCTACTGGGTTTGACTCCCAGTATCTTCAGAACAATAAATCTTGCTGGAAAGAAAAACCAGAACAGCAATTATCCTTACCTCGCTAGATGCAGATCTGTGTTTGTGTTGGCCCTCAAATCTTCATTTCCTCTTCTATCTTCCAAAAAGAAGATTTCCATACTGAACAAGGGACGTGTGCTAGACTTCCCAAATGCTTGTGTTTGCCTAAATCACAGAAAAATGAAGAGACGTGTTTGCCCTAGAACCACAGACAGAAAAATAGACGAACTAAAGAAGGAAAGAGGAGCACGGATTTTACCCTAGAATGATGGAGAGAAATGACTAACTCGGTGAGAGAGGAACATGGGGGAAGAGCCTGCACTGCATGAAGAGGGGAGAAGAGGTGAGGAGAGGTGAAATTCAGGCAAAAGGGCACTGGGTGAGAGAGAAGAGCCGGTTCTTTTTTGTTAGTGAACCCGGTCTGTCACATAGGGTGTGGGGTGTAAAAAGACTAAACCAGCTGATGAGAAGAATATTTCTAAATCTTATTATCTGAATTTAGCATTCTGGCATTGCTCTCTAAACCAATTTAGTTTGATGTTATTGCCTAATGCTAAATTGACCTTTGACTGCAGGTACAGAATCAGTCCTTGGAAAATTATATGTCAGTTCAGACAGACATTACAGCTCATATGCGTGGTATTCTTATAAACTGGTTAATTGAGGTATTTATCTTTCTTCCCATGCGTTCTGCtaaaatcttctctctctctctctctctctctctctctctctctctctctcgtgtctTTTCCCTTTCTGGTTATAAGGCAATCTGATCATCTGGTCGATCAGAAAAGCATTTTGATGAAAGTTTTCCAATATTGATTGTCTATGCATTCATTTTACTGAGCTCATTTTCTTTGCTGGATTTTTTGCAACTCCCGTTACAGGTACACTTCAAATTTGATTTAATGCAAGAAACTCTATATCTCATGGTGACCTTGTTAGATGGATTTCTTTCACAAGCTACCATAAAGAAGAATGAACTGCAGTTGGTTGGTCTTACTGCACTCTTACTGGCATCAAAATATGAAGACTTTTGGCATCCCAGGGTAAAGATCAATATGTTCAAATCACATGCCCACAAATTTTGTTTCAATGCTATCAATGTTTTCCAGAGTACATGGTTATCTGAGTTTTATCCTCCCTATAATACAGGTCAAGGACTTAATTAGTATATCAGCGGAATCGTATAGAAGAGATGAAATGCTTGCAATGGTATGCCTGCCCCCACTTCTAAGCTTTGCTTTTTTGGTtcatttttctgttcttttgATTGCTGCCACCCGAAAGCAGCAGGGTGGATGGGTTGGAATGTACTTATTCATTCCAGGCCAATCGTTTAAGGTATGAGGTAGAGGACCCAGTTAGTGCACAAGCCCATTCCAAAGCTAACCACTGTAAGGTTTTCCAACACTCCAGCCCTCCCCTGAACACGTCCTAAATATTTGGAGCAAACAGTTTTGACACATTGTCCAATAAACAATAAATCAGACTTTGATATCAAGTAACAGCTCCTAACACAAACGTTTAAGCTATTGAGAGGCTTAAGCATATAAAACCCATACCAAATTTCACACCTAATGTGGTACACATAAGGCAAATAAGTGACTtgtggaaaatatattctaaatgaCCTTGCTTACATTTACTTTTCCCTGGGATGTATTAAACTGTTTATCTTTGCCGTTTAGGAGCctgcaaaagaagaagaatcctTATAACtgtttaaattttgtattttctaCACAAATCTTTGGTCTGATGACCTCTCAAAATTTGATTGCAATGGTTAGTGTACTTGCATGATGCTAATGATACACATTGGCTTTGCCATACAGGAGAGGCTTATTCTTAAGAAATTGAAGTTTCGTCTTAATGTTGCTACTCCTTATGTGTTTATGTTGAGATTTCTCAAGGCTGCTCAGTCAGACACAAAGGTATGTGGTAACTTACAATAGCCATGCTATTAATTGTTAGTTgctagaggcagactatatTCAATGCAGACCAGATGATTTTGTAATCATCAATTGCTGATTGTCTCTGCTCCCTTGTGGAAATTACTCCCAGCTTGAACGCTTGGCGTTCTACCTCATTGAACTTTGCTTAGTTCAATATGAAGCTTTAAAGTTCAAGCCCTCTTTGCTATGTGCATCTGCTATCTATGTTGCAAGGTGTACCCTGAACATGACTCCAGCTTGGACCCCCCTGCTTTGCAAACATGCACGCTATGAAGAATCCCAACTCAGGTACTTTTCAAGATTCAGTTTCTTAATGACTTTTAGCCTCCCGGAGTATctaaatcatttttcaatttggTCACCATAGGGATTGTGCCGAGATGATCCTAAGATTCCATAAAGATGCTGGAACAGGACAGTTGAGAGTCACATACGAAAAATATCTGAAGCCTGATCTCAGTGGTGTTGCAGCAATAACAATTTTAGATAGGCTTCCTCTTTGACTACACTTGGTGTGTATAGCCTCTGTAATTGGCATCATAATGGAAAGTGTGCAGGTGAGATTTCAGTTTTATTTGGTTCTTTTGTATGATGCCGTGCTGTGTTTCTTCTGCACTTCTTAAAAccaccttttccttttctttttctcaaaacctTGCAGGAAATACCTACTCAAATTGTATCTTTGGGATTGTAGCTCAATAGTAATTCGACAAAATTGAGGAATTACACCTCCGCTGGTTGTTAATCTTGGACATTCTCCATATTATTTGTTGGAGTCGCCTTGATTTTCCAGCTGCTGCCtgatatatttgtattttgcgGTGTGATGATAGTAAAAGTGACGATGTGATCTCACATGTCAAGATGCTTAAAACTTCCTTATGTTGTGCCCTAGCATTATAGCCACATTTCAAACAATATCATACTTTTCCCTGCCATTCGAAGTTGAAAGTGGATCTCTCTAGGAAAACATCCTTTCACACCTCAAGCAATAAGCATTAGTTATGTTTCATGTCCTTTTCACTTTCATCCCCTCGAGAATGTTTGTAAAAGTACAGGATAGTcgataaaataatactaaaaaagatATTAGAACCTTAGGAACCTCGATTCTAGGACAGTATCAATGGGAAACTAGGTTTCTCACGTGTTCATCACTCCATCATAGAGAATGGGAGACAATGAACCCACTCTGCTTATTTTTCACTACCGATTAGATAACAGAAACATGAAACCCTTTGTCCAGAGGATGCAAGGGCCTGCCTTGAACATACTTGCACATGCTCAAATGGCACCTTTTCCTTCCTCCAGGTTACAAACTTGCAACCAATCATTATGGAGCCCCTTCCACATCACTATGGTTCTTCCACAATAATCAAATGCGCTCCATAATTATCAGAAGAACACTTATTATAACACAAATCATCCAGTCGTCAATTATCAAGCAAATGGGTGATATTCATGAATTACTACAACACCAAGACAAGTTTTGAAAGCGGGAGAGAAGATATTTCAACAATTTCATCAAGGTTTGGATGACTGGGCCGAAACAAGAGAAGATGCTGCCTCTTCGggatttgagaaaaataaaggTGATATGATATAAATTTAACCTAGCCAGTTAATGCACAGCCATTTTCTTTGGTAATGTTCCCGACTTAGACGTCggaatttccttgtttttagATTGCTGTCTTTTATACTCACTCTAGTTAATCCAAAACAAAGTTTAGGAAAGAACAACTGTAGGTGATGAAAGTGATCAGTGCAGATAGCATGAAAGATTCAACTAATCACTATATGCAGAACCCtaaaaattaagatgatgagCAAGATATAGGAAGACGGGTTGTGTAAAGACGAAAAATGGTACAGCAGGGGAGCCAGGGTAGCGTATTCTTGATGCAAGAAACACAAAAATGCAATAGTAGAAGCCAATCAGAATAAATGAAGAACTagattcacaaaaaaaaaaaaaagtaaatcaaTAGTTTGTATACATACATATCTGAACCCTGTTAGctcaacatatataattatattcattCATTCCCAAGCTTCTCTTCCACCACCAACATACCTGCCTATCTAAATATACACCCTAGTCCTTCAACAAAAACCATTATTTTCTATTGaccaatataatatatcatacaaaTTACATATATGTTGAATTCTGATGTATGAAGTGATTGGTGTATGGAGTTGCTCGCTATCTATGAACAAGTAATCAAACCATCTTGGGAAAGCAAGTACCCTTCCCGCTTCAATGTCTCCCTTACTGCCCGATAAAACTCCACCCATGAAGATGAATAAACATCCACCGGCGCGAACAAAAATGTTGGATTGGGGCTTGAAGGGAATGCACCCACCAAATCCAATACTGAAGCAGCCGGCTTCAGCGTCTGCGGGAAATTAAACGCTAAATTGTCAACTTTGTGTTCGTAAATTTTGCCATTTCGGTCCAATTTATACCTAGACGTGCCCTGAAATTGCCCTTTGGCCTCCCATGGAACCCGAGGGACACCCTTCAAGTTCCACCTTATCAAAATCAGATTCTCTGAAGGTTGCCAAATCCGATATACCTCAAGCGAAATGTCTCGGAACAGGATTTTACCATGAAATCTCAATGCCCAGAAGATCAATTTGTAGTTTTCAATACCAGTAAATGTATTCAACGGGTCTGAAAATGTAATATCATCCCTGAAAACATTAAAtgaaatcaaacaaaaatagCAACTGTTTCAGGAACCAAGCATTAACCCTAGAAAATATAACAAACccagaaaattaaaacaaagaatATGAAATACCCAGACGAGAAAATCACCTGTAAATATCATAATTGAGGTCATTGGTGAATAGCAAAGGGAGGTCTTCTCGGAGCGTCCGCACAGCAAGGCCAAGGTTGACATAGAAGTCGTCCTTTTGGTGCTTATCCTCCTCACCGGGGGGAGTGTTAACCTGAGCCACGTCCTGGAGTGGAGGAGGGGATTGGAggctggtgaaggaagcagtagAAGTGAGGGAGAGAGGAGGCAGAAAGTGAGAATGAGAATTGGGATTTGAGTTGGGGAAGAATGATGGGTGACTGAAAGATTTTTCTCTCGATTTGTGATGGagaagaagagagggagagaggttgAGTAGAAGAAAAGCCATGGCCTTTATTGTTCTTCAATTTGGGTCTCTCAAGTACTTAGCTTTTCATgtgtgggggagagagagagagagagatttgtgtGTCGTGGAAACAAAATGAGGTTTGTGATTTTGATATTTGAGTGGTTTTGATTTGAACAAGCCATTAAAATGGACCAAAGCAATAACTTTGTTAATTTTGCACATACGACCCTATATTTGCGGCATATTACTTCTTGATGTTGTGTTCTTTGTCATCattattatcaattttatgcgtaatcacttttacatacttatttatttataaatcaacGTAATTGATTACAtcgttttttttaatataaaataactactgAGTTCTACCAAATTAATAGTgtgaaaataataaacttaattGATTGTACATAGCAAaattgatttataaaatgaattttaaagatagtagtaaatgattttataaaaactatGAGACTTCAATTCATACGTTTTAAACAAACACATGAGcgatgttttttattttctccttccattgaaaaagaaaaatccatcatatttttttttgtggtgAGTGACTTTAGTTTCCAATGAATTGTGGTTTGGATGAGAGTTGGAGGGCGGCCCGGCGAGAACTTTCCACAATTGTGGGAGGTCATGTTTGAAACTTTTTTGGAGTCACCAAAAGAGAGGGAGGGAGCTTTGGAATTTTGACTTGGAATAGTagcattactattattattattattatccatTCTTTGTTCAAAGAGGAGGTTTGAGATGGAACTTAAAAATGTATTATGGGTTCGTATTTGAAAAAGACCAACTGATAGGATGAGAAAGGAAGTTCCATGTACATCATCAAGTTACCATTAAATACTAAATAGTCACtttcacttttatttatttatttattttttcttttggtaaaATGACTTGCTGCCTTGCAAACAATTATATGGTCACCTatataaatttaactttaattaatatgtaGTGAAATTCCTCTgttaattatcaaataaaagaaTGACACCTTTTAACTTCTAATAAATGATATAATCCACATATCGGCACTAGACTAcacattaaaatttaacataattaaatttagaaaaatactttaatcatgaagttgaaatatgtcatatataaaaataaatatacaaattgatGTGGCTTGATGTAAtacgtcatattataaaataatttttattataaaatagatctaatagatCTCATAAAATTATAGTaatttatgtgtttatttttgtataatctctttatatctataatagttctcttaaatttatttgataagaaatttgttttattgctcaTTACTATTCATGCCCTCGTTTTCTCTCGTGTTCCAATCATTTGCTTtctcatattatatatgtgaaAGCATTAATGTAATTTGTAGCACATTagcattataaaaatatatatttattctctcATTTATTGGATAAATGAGTATGAGATGCTGAGtattttgaaaacttaatagTTTAAATAGAAAATGTGAGACTTTTCTTTCAGAGTATGAGATGTTTAAACGTTGGATATTGCACTCTAGTTCCAAATGTAAGATTGAGataaatatgttttatgtttttgatTTAGTATCGTACGAAAACAAATcgaaggtctctctctctctctaaactctcCGTTCTCTCTCTCAAGATTAACCCAAACTTTCAGAGCGATCGACGGGGGTTTGGCTCCCCCCCTCCTCCTTTCCCCCtcattttctatttaatttttgtttcctgTGTTCGTTTTTTCGTTAGCTTTTGTGTTTTCAGGCAAATAAAGGGAAGTACCGACCGGGTCGCTTCCAGCCATCGACCGCCAACACGCACCCCACCAGGACATTGGCCAACCGTCAATCTTCAAGACCTCTGAACATGGCGCCAAAGGAGGGGAGCGTAGCCTGCACGCGCGGGATGGAGTCTCAGACTACACCAGAGCGTAATGGTCACGCGCCACCGGGGAGCCACCTGCCGATTCAAAAGCTGGTTTTTATGGGACCTAAGACTTCAAAAGATCATCGACCAACCGTAGGCTCTCTCCTAAGAGAGGTTTTGCTCTGCAAGCACCactgtttttgtgtttttttttttcgtctgTTTCAGtgtttttttcttggttttgttcTGTTATCAATGTTCAAACTGAGCGGGGTGATAAGTTCTTTTGTTCAGACACAACATGAGGCTGGTGCTAGTGGAGTATGGTGGACGATGTTACGGCCGGTGGACGTACGACCGACCTCTATAGTGGAGGTTGTGTGGTCTGTACGCGAGCTGGGTACTCGTGCTGTTCTTGGGCTCCTGATGCTGACGCCTGGGGTGGGtgtgttgtgacgcccccaaatcccatgtACGGATAtgtgaaaatcgagacgtcgggatgatgacaacacgggtcaccaccctatcgccaagtgccaagtgtgtgtacatgtaacaagtgtgcaaataaaaacacgcagcggataacaaaagtcttataactaagtaccaaaatttttgtttaatacaaacccgattaaaacatacataataaaatattacaagccacaaatatcgttccaaaaccaaactaaaaggcataaaactccaaatcaaaactctggcggagccgcctcctcgggctcagccttctcctcctcctcgataactacatcaaaatctacggtaccaaaatggtaccgcaggtaagtaaaaatccaaacgccacaagataaaactatattatactcaacaatatgcatgaaagaatgccaaatgcacatatcccataaaacctcagttttccacgcatgccaaaatcccattttggcccaaaagatatcctttaaacaaatccttgccaatatcctagataatggcccaaatcgaaaaaccaccatttttccagaaaatggatcacaagtctcaaacataacctcgccattttcccagaaaatggcccatatccaatatccaaaaacccgatccaattattgtatgcaccatgatctctcatagggatcatccgcacactctggctcctgtgccacaccgcaggtaatgactacgtgtgtgacatctaaacgagcgatgtcTAGTTCTcgtgcccagcgcgtacctagaccaggccatcctctagtccccaccaccctagagaccacggagtcgacacgacagcgttatcgtatcgtgcgatccggtcgtcgcctagcgacaactcagaggatgtcactcagtattatccactcccgagtgaccagaggagctccaccgagataataccccatcctggcttggggtcgtgacacacacgcacctgaaaatctatttacatgaATAAAgctagtttttctcaatttaaaacatgcacatgaatgcaccatgtaatgcacacctcaagatacaaatcatccaaccaatcacaaaatcaacaaaaccaaacaacttcctcctcaatccatccgaccctcgactcctcggactcagtctgaaattaaccaaccagtcaatgaatttattgtaaaagcaataatatatttaaatctaaaatagagtttgaaaaatacttacagcgctataagataatttttgaaggatcacgacgttgcaaacggcggagaaaaagcaacgtaacagtgtaaaatacactatggccgtgggttgtaaaatacccattttcgaacagagacaaaccaagacttgaaattgataggaaatgacctagagatatttatgaagctattggaagtgagagttggccgtgggtggcggtgcaCGGTGGAGATCGGCCAACTTTGAGGAAAAGAGgccgagggagagtgagagctacaCACAACTCTATTGGCTATGAAATTTCTTGgagaaggtcatggtgatgagaggaacaagatggtggtggtgaaacaccatgggtggccgtgtacggcggtgtacggtggtgcaaccaaaactctagctatggagatccatcggagaaaaagagagagttaggggaaaagaaagacatggggaggaagcccttgatgtggtgaatctATTGGTGGTtcttggtggctgatttggctatgtatggtggctcaaagaggagaaaaatgCTTGAAGACtcatttgtttggaggagaaaagagagagattaggTGGTCGGTGtagcacaccaccggtgcagtagAGCTTGCCGTTGTGGGAGGGACATgctggaggtggaggtgggtcatGGC
This Carya illinoinensis cultivar Pawnee chromosome 11, C.illinoinensisPawnee_v1, whole genome shotgun sequence DNA region includes the following protein-coding sequences:
- the LOC122281628 gene encoding uncharacterized protein LOC122281628; the encoded protein is MAFLLLNLSPSLLLHHKSREKSFSHPSFFPNSNPNSHSHFLPPLSLTSTASFTSLQSPPPLQDVAQVNTPPGEEDKHQKDDFYVNLGLAVRTLREDLPLLFTNDLNYDIYRDDITFSDPLNTFTGIENYKLIFWALRFHGKILFRDISLEVYRIWQPSENLILIRWNLKGVPRVPWEAKGQFQGTSRYKLDRNGKIYEHKVDNLAFNFPQTLKPAASVLDLVGAFPSSPNPTFLFAPVDVYSSSWVEFYRAVRETLKREGYLLSQDGLITCS
- the LOC122281627 gene encoding putative cyclin-B3-1; the protein is MAAKGKYGADLNRGIENSHTCKTGGVRNFKVYLESEAVKVDADSIGKKSAAVNKRTNLTTAQSAFNNMEKCKGKLIGTEKTMVRRKALADVSNVKRNSPSNAMCDGPKLMKGISKTTTSLQRVSLRPAGKILNVSSRKSIMGKVQESTSQGVGNLNTSKRDGYRNKTMSQSHDSVHTNGRTTRNSLLSNRNSLPVLKRGNQADTSIPKENAEISDMGKEKSGYLVGKAGRKVAPLVRNARSHLWKNRVSDGFIIMGQTNVEARALQRKNTRPIMKTTLKATHAQRTLKSNNISNVNKRTSVAAISSKKREEAVTSSLPANIALVDPQEATEGQPPSDADGNPRVVPDIIATKKSARRRSYTSSLMARSKLIEKCGEAMKLQELPSIDDICNQLEVAEYVDEIYQYYWVTEVQNQSLENYMSVQTDITAHMRGILINWLIEVHFKFDLMQETLYLMVTLLDGFLSQATIKKNELQLVGLTALLLASKYEDFWHPRVKDLISISAESYRRDEMLAMERLILKKLKFRLNVATPYVFMLRFLKAAQSDTKLERLAFYLIELCLVQYEALKFKPSLLCASAIYVARCTLNMTPAWTPLLCKHARYEESQLRDCAEMILRFHKDAGTGQLRVTYEKYLKPDLSGVAAITILDRLPL